One region of Streptomyces rishiriensis genomic DNA includes:
- a CDS encoding cysteine desulfurase/sulfurtransferase TusA family protein: MSYFDAASAAPLHPVARQALLASLDEGWADPARLYREGRRARMLLDAAREAAAEAVGCRPDELVFTSSGTRAVHTGIAGALAGRRRVGRHLIVSAVEHSSVLHSAEAFEAEGGAVTRVPVVRTGAVTVESYGDALRSDTALACLQSANHEVGTEQPVAAVAELCREAGVPLLVDAAQSLGWGPVAGPWSVLAASAHKWGGPSGVGVLAVRKGVRFAVRGPVDERESGRAAGFENIPAIVAAAASLRAVRAEAAAEAVRLRELTARIRERVAAVVPDVEVVGDPRRRLPGIVTFSCLYVDGEALLHELDREGFSVSSGSSCTSSTLTPSHVLKAMGVLSEGNVRVSLPAGVAGEDVERFLAVLPGAVAGVREKLGAPVAVAAAGVRGDALVVDALGKRCPIPVIELAKVIGEVPVGGTVRVLSDDEAARLDIPAWCEMREQEYVGEEPADRGSAYVVRRLS; the protein is encoded by the coding sequence GTGTCCTACTTCGACGCCGCATCCGCCGCCCCCCTGCATCCCGTGGCCCGCCAGGCCCTGTTGGCCTCGCTCGACGAGGGGTGGGCCGATCCCGCTCGGCTGTACCGGGAGGGGCGGCGGGCGCGGATGCTGCTGGACGCCGCCCGGGAGGCGGCCGCCGAGGCGGTGGGCTGCCGTCCGGACGAGCTGGTCTTCACCTCTTCCGGGACGCGGGCCGTGCACACCGGGATCGCGGGCGCGCTGGCCGGGCGCCGACGGGTCGGGCGTCACCTGATCGTGTCAGCCGTCGAACACTCCTCGGTACTCCATTCGGCAGAGGCGTTCGAGGCGGAGGGCGGGGCGGTGACCCGGGTGCCGGTGGTCAGGACCGGTGCGGTCACCGTCGAGTCGTACGGCGACGCCCTGCGGTCCGACACCGCGCTGGCCTGTCTCCAGTCGGCCAACCACGAGGTGGGCACCGAGCAGCCGGTGGCGGCCGTGGCCGAGCTGTGCCGGGAGGCGGGGGTGCCGCTACTGGTGGACGCGGCGCAGTCGCTCGGCTGGGGGCCGGTGGCGGGACCCTGGTCGGTACTGGCGGCGAGCGCGCACAAGTGGGGCGGGCCGTCCGGGGTGGGGGTCCTGGCGGTGCGCAAGGGGGTGCGGTTCGCCGTCCGGGGGCCGGTGGACGAGCGGGAGTCGGGGCGCGCGGCCGGGTTCGAGAACATTCCGGCGATCGTGGCCGCGGCGGCCTCCCTGCGGGCGGTGCGGGCGGAGGCGGCGGCCGAGGCGGTACGGCTGCGCGAGCTGACGGCGCGGATCCGCGAGCGGGTGGCGGCCGTCGTGCCGGATGTGGAGGTCGTCGGGGACCCGCGGCGGCGGCTGCCGGGGATCGTCACCTTCTCCTGCCTGTACGTCGACGGGGAGGCGCTGCTGCACGAGCTGGACCGGGAGGGGTTCTCCGTCTCCTCCGGGTCGTCCTGCACCAGCAGCACGCTGACGCCCAGCCATGTGCTGAAGGCGATGGGGGTGCTGAGTGAGGGAAACGTGCGGGTTTCGTTGCCGGCGGGGGTCGCCGGGGAGGACGTCGAGCGGTTCCTCGCCGTGCTGCCGGGGGCGGTGGCGGGGGTGCGGGAGAAGCTCGGGGCGCCCGTCGCGGTGGCCGCTGCCGGGGTGCGCGGCGACGCGCTGGTGGTGGACGCGCTGGGCAAGCGGTGTCCGATTCCCGTCATCGAGCTGGCGAAGGTCATCGGGGAGGTGCCGGTCGGGGGCACGGTGCGGGTGCTGTCCGACGACGAGGCGGCCCGCCTGGACATCCCCGCATGGTGCGAGATGCGGGAACAGGAGTACGTCGGTGAGGAGCCGGCGGACCGGGGCTCGGCCTATGTGGTCCGCCGGCTCTCCTGA
- the ctaE gene encoding aa3-type cytochrome oxidase subunit III, which yields MSVVATATTVDTGHAHPSVNRPNLTSVGTIIWLSSELMFFAALFAMYFTLRSVTGPDHWKEMAEALNFPFSATNTTILVLSSLTCQLGVFAAERGDVKKLRMWFIVTFIMGAIFIGGQIFEYTELVKKDGLSLSSDPYGSVFYLTTGFHGMHVTGGLIAFLFVLGRTYAAKRFTHEQATAAIVVSYYWHFVDVVWIGLFATIYMIK from the coding sequence ATGTCGGTCGTGGCGACAGCAACGACAGTAGATACCGGGCACGCGCACCCGTCGGTCAATCGGCCGAACCTCACCAGCGTCGGAACCATCATCTGGCTGAGCTCCGAGCTGATGTTCTTCGCGGCCCTTTTCGCGATGTACTTCACCCTGCGATCGGTGACGGGTCCTGATCACTGGAAGGAGATGGCCGAGGCCCTGAACTTCCCGTTCTCGGCCACCAACACCACGATCCTGGTGCTCTCCTCGCTCACCTGCCAGCTCGGCGTCTTCGCCGCCGAGCGAGGTGACGTGAAGAAGCTCAGGATGTGGTTCATCGTCACCTTCATCATGGGTGCGATCTTCATCGGCGGTCAGATCTTCGAGTACACGGAGCTGGTGAAGAAGGACGGGCTCTCGCTCTCCTCCGACCCGTACGGCTCGGTGTTCTACCTGACCACCGGCTTCCACGGCATGCACGTGACGGGCGGCCTCATCGCCTTCCTGTTCGTCCTCGGACGCACCTACGCGGCCAAGAGGTTCACCCACGAGCAGGCGACCGCGGCCATCGTCGTGTCCTACTACTGGCACTTCGTCGATGTCGTCTGGATCGGCCTCTTCGCCACGATCTACATGATCAAGTAG
- the qcrC gene encoding cytochrome bc1 complex diheme cytochrome c subunit produces MKKLSARRRHPLAALVVLLLALAATGGLYAAFAPASKAQADDTAQSLAIDEGKKLYAVGCASCHGTGGQGTSDGPSLVGVGAAAVDFQVGTGRMPAATSQGPQVPEKKVIYSQAEIDQLAAFISSLGAGPSVPTDAEYGPEGADIAKGGELFRTNCAQCHNFTGKGGALTKGKYAPTLEGVDPKHIYEAMQTGPQNMPSFPDTTLSEQNKKDIIAYLHAVNSDETNNPGGLELGGLGPVSEGLFAWIFGLGALIAVAVWVAARTAKARKS; encoded by the coding sequence GTGAAAAAGCTCTCCGCACGACGACGCCATCCGCTGGCGGCGCTCGTCGTCCTACTCCTCGCGCTGGCGGCCACCGGGGGGCTGTACGCCGCGTTCGCGCCCGCGAGCAAGGCGCAGGCAGACGACACCGCCCAGTCCCTCGCCATCGACGAGGGCAAGAAGCTCTACGCCGTTGGCTGCGCCAGCTGCCACGGCACCGGCGGTCAGGGGACCTCCGACGGCCCGAGCCTGGTCGGCGTGGGCGCCGCGGCCGTCGACTTCCAGGTCGGCACCGGGCGCATGCCCGCGGCCACTTCCCAGGGCCCCCAGGTGCCCGAGAAGAAGGTCATCTACTCGCAGGCCGAGATCGACCAGCTCGCCGCGTTCATCTCCTCCCTGGGCGCCGGCCCGTCCGTCCCGACCGACGCCGAGTACGGCCCGGAGGGCGCGGACATCGCCAAGGGTGGCGAGCTGTTCCGCACCAACTGCGCGCAGTGCCACAACTTCACCGGCAAGGGCGGTGCCCTCACCAAGGGCAAGTACGCCCCGACCCTCGAAGGCGTGGACCCGAAGCACATCTACGAGGCCATGCAGACCGGCCCGCAGAACATGCCTTCCTTCCCCGACACCACCCTGTCGGAGCAGAACAAGAAGGACATCATCGCGTACCTGCACGCGGTCAACAGCGACGAGACGAACAACCCCGGCGGTCTGGAGCTGGGCGGCCTCGGGCCGGTCAGTGAAGGCCTGTTCGCCTGGATCTTCGGTCTCGGTGCCCTGATCGCGGTCGCCGTCTGGGTCGCCGCTCGGACCGCAAAGGCCAGGAAGTCATGA
- the ctaD gene encoding aa3-type cytochrome oxidase subunit I, which yields MSILNEPQGASAAEDSYENELPVRRKQPGNVVVKWLTTTDHKTIGTLYLVTSFAFFCIGGVMALLMRAELARPGLQIMSNEQFNQAFTMHGTIMLLMFATPLFAGFTNWIMPLQIGAPDVAFPRLNMFAYWLYLFGSLIAVAGFLTPQGAADFGWFAYAPLSDAVRSPGIGADMWIMGLAFSGFGTILGSVNFITTIICMRAPGMTMFRMPIFTWNVLLTGVLVLLAFPVLAAALFALEADRKFGAHVFDAANGGALLWQHLFWFFGHPEVYIIALPFFGIISEVIPVFSRKPMFGYMGLIAATISIAGLSVTVWAHHMYVTGGVLLPFFSFMTFLIAVPTGVKFFNWIGTMWKGSLSFETPMLWATGFLITFTFGGLTGVILASPPMDFHVSDSYFVVAHFHYVVFGTVVFAMFSGFHFWWPKFTGKMLDERLGKITFWTLFVGFHGTFLVQHWLGAEGMPRRYADYLNADGFTALNTISTISSFVLGLSVLPFFYNVWKTAKYGKPVGVDDPWGYGRSLEWATSCPPPRHNFLTLPRIRSESPAFDLHHPEIAALEQLEHDGHGASAISGSKEAGK from the coding sequence GTGAGCATCCTCAACGAACCCCAGGGTGCCTCCGCAGCTGAGGACTCGTACGAGAACGAGCTGCCGGTCAGGCGCAAGCAGCCCGGCAACGTCGTGGTGAAGTGGCTGACGACCACCGACCACAAGACCATCGGTACGTTGTACCTGGTCACGTCGTTCGCGTTCTTCTGCATCGGTGGCGTCATGGCGCTCCTCATGCGCGCCGAGCTCGCCCGTCCGGGCTTGCAGATCATGTCGAACGAACAGTTCAACCAAGCGTTCACGATGCACGGCACGATCATGCTGCTGATGTTCGCGACGCCGCTGTTCGCCGGCTTCACGAACTGGATCATGCCGCTCCAGATCGGCGCGCCGGACGTCGCCTTCCCGCGGCTGAACATGTTCGCCTACTGGCTCTACCTGTTCGGCTCGCTGATCGCCGTGGCCGGCTTCCTCACCCCGCAGGGTGCGGCCGACTTCGGCTGGTTCGCCTACGCCCCGCTGTCGGACGCGGTCCGCAGCCCGGGCATCGGCGCCGACATGTGGATCATGGGTCTGGCCTTCTCCGGCTTCGGCACCATCCTCGGCTCGGTCAACTTCATCACCACGATCATCTGCATGCGCGCGCCCGGCATGACGATGTTCCGGATGCCGATCTTCACCTGGAACGTCCTGCTGACCGGTGTCCTGGTCCTGCTGGCCTTCCCGGTCCTCGCGGCCGCCCTGTTCGCCCTGGAGGCGGACCGCAAGTTCGGCGCCCATGTCTTCGACGCGGCCAACGGCGGCGCGTTGCTGTGGCAGCACCTCTTCTGGTTCTTCGGCCATCCAGAGGTGTACATCATCGCCTTGCCGTTCTTCGGGATCATCTCCGAAGTGATCCCGGTGTTCTCCCGCAAGCCGATGTTCGGTTACATGGGTCTGATCGCCGCGACCATCTCGATCGCCGGTCTCTCGGTGACCGTGTGGGCGCACCACATGTACGTCACGGGTGGCGTGCTGCTGCCGTTCTTCTCCTTCATGACGTTCCTCATCGCCGTCCCGACGGGCGTGAAGTTCTTCAACTGGATCGGAACGATGTGGAAGGGCTCCCTGTCCTTCGAGACACCGATGCTGTGGGCGACGGGCTTCCTCATCACCTTCACCTTCGGTGGTCTGACCGGCGTCATCCTGGCCTCGCCGCCGATGGACTTCCACGTGTCCGACTCCTACTTCGTGGTGGCGCACTTCCACTACGTCGTCTTCGGCACCGTCGTCTTCGCGATGTTCTCCGGCTTCCACTTCTGGTGGCCGAAGTTCACCGGCAAGATGCTCGACGAGCGCCTCGGCAAGATCACCTTCTGGACGCTGTTCGTCGGCTTCCACGGCACCTTCCTGGTCCAGCACTGGCTGGGCGCCGAGGGCATGCCGCGTCGTTACGCGGACTACCTGAACGCCGACGGCTTCACCGCCCTGAACACGATCTCGACGATCAGCTCGTTCGTCCTCGGTCTGTCCGTCCTGCCGTTCTTCTACAACGTGTGGAAGACCGCCAAGTACGGCAAGCCGGTCGGCGTCGACGACCCGTGGGGCTACGGCCGCTCCCTGGAGTGGGCGACCTCCTGCCCGCCGCCGCGTCACAACTTCCTCACCCTGCCGCGGATCCGCAGCGAATCCCCGGCGTTCGACCTGCACCACCCCGAGATCGCCGCGCTCGAGCAGTTGGAGCACGACGGCCACGGTGCCAGTGCCATCTCGGGCAGCAAGGAGGCCGGCAAGTGA
- the nadA gene encoding quinolinate synthase NadA, whose translation MTTAQTTELDVQPSPLALLLLGREADPKSERGVECPGDLPSPSDPDLVARARAAKEKLGDKVFVLGHHYQRDEVIQFADVTGDSFKLAKDAAARPEAEYIVFCGVHFMAESADILTSDDQKVVLPDLAAGCSMADMATAEQVAECWDVLTDAGIAEQVVPVSYMNSSADIKAFTGRHGGTICTSSNAQRALEWAFEQGEKVLFLPDQHLGRNTAVRDLGLSLEDCVLYNPHKPNGGLTAEQLRDAKMILWRGHCSVHGRFSLESVEDVRARIPGVNVLVHPECRHEVVAAADYVGSTEYIIKALEAAPAGSKWAIGTELNLVRRLANRFAPEGKEIVFLDKTVCFCSTMNRIDLPHLVWTLESLAEGKLVNRIEVDQETEAFAKLALERMLALP comes from the coding sequence GTGACCACCGCCCAGACCACGGAGCTCGACGTACAGCCGAGTCCGCTCGCCCTGTTGCTGCTCGGCCGTGAGGCCGACCCGAAGAGCGAGCGGGGCGTCGAGTGCCCCGGCGACCTGCCCTCTCCCTCGGACCCCGACCTGGTCGCGCGCGCCCGCGCCGCCAAGGAGAAGCTCGGTGACAAGGTCTTCGTGCTCGGCCACCACTACCAGCGCGACGAGGTCATCCAGTTCGCCGATGTCACGGGCGACTCCTTCAAGCTGGCCAAGGACGCGGCCGCCCGCCCGGAGGCCGAGTACATCGTGTTCTGCGGTGTGCACTTCATGGCCGAGTCCGCGGACATCCTGACGTCCGACGACCAGAAGGTGGTCCTGCCCGACCTCGCCGCCGGTTGCTCGATGGCCGACATGGCCACCGCCGAGCAGGTCGCCGAGTGCTGGGACGTGCTGACCGACGCCGGCATAGCCGAGCAGGTCGTGCCCGTCTCGTACATGAACTCGTCCGCGGACATCAAGGCGTTCACGGGCAGGCACGGCGGCACGATCTGCACCTCCTCCAACGCCCAGCGGGCCCTGGAGTGGGCCTTCGAGCAGGGTGAGAAGGTGCTCTTCCTGCCGGACCAGCACCTCGGCCGCAACACCGCCGTCCGCGACCTGGGCCTGTCCCTGGAGGACTGCGTCCTGTACAACCCGCACAAGCCGAACGGCGGGCTGACCGCCGAGCAGCTGCGCGACGCGAAGATGATCCTGTGGCGGGGCCACTGCTCGGTGCACGGCCGCTTCAGCCTGGAGTCGGTCGAGGACGTCCGCGCCCGGATCCCCGGCGTGAACGTGCTCGTGCACCCCGAGTGCCGGCACGAGGTCGTGGCCGCGGCGGACTACGTCGGCTCGACCGAGTACATCATCAAGGCGCTGGAGGCGGCCCCGGCCGGCTCGAAGTGGGCCATCGGCACGGAGCTGAACCTGGTGCGCCGGCTGGCGAACCGTTTCGCGCCCGAGGGCAAGGAGATCGTCTTCCTCGACAAGACGGTCTGCTTCTGCTCGACGATGAACCGGATCGACCTGCCCCACCTGGTCTGGACCCTGGAGTCGCTCGCCGAGGGCAAGCTGGTCAACCGGATCGAGGTCGACCAGGAGACCGAGGCGTTCGCGAAGCTGGCCCTGGAGCGGATGCTGGCGCTGCCGTAG
- a CDS encoding carbohydrate kinase family protein: MRIAVTGSIATDHLMTFPGRFADQLVADQLHTVSLSFLVDNLDVRRGGVGANIAFGMGQLGTRPILVGAAGADFDEYRAWLDRHGVDTGSVRISETLHTARFVCTTDSDHNQIGSFYTGAMSEARLIELKTVADRVGGLDLVLIGADDPEAMLRHTEECRSRSIPFAADFSQQIARMNGDEIRILLEGATYLFSNEYEKGLIESKTGWTDAEILSKVGHRVTTLGSRGVRIERAGEDPIEVGCPEEEAKVEPTGVGDAFRAGFLSGLAWGVSHERAAQIGCMLATLVIETVGTQEYRLRRAHFMDRFTKAYGDEAATEVRKHLA, from the coding sequence GTGCGCATCGCAGTCACCGGCTCCATCGCCACCGACCACCTCATGACGTTCCCCGGCCGCTTCGCCGACCAGCTCGTCGCGGACCAGCTGCACACGGTCTCGCTCTCCTTCCTGGTCGACAACCTGGACGTGCGCCGGGGCGGCGTGGGCGCGAACATCGCCTTCGGCATGGGCCAGCTGGGGACCCGCCCGATCCTGGTCGGCGCCGCGGGCGCGGACTTCGACGAGTACCGGGCCTGGCTGGACCGGCACGGCGTCGACACCGGGTCGGTCCGTATCTCCGAGACCCTGCACACGGCCCGCTTCGTGTGCACCACCGACTCCGACCACAACCAGATCGGCTCCTTCTACACCGGCGCGATGAGCGAGGCCCGGCTCATCGAGCTGAAGACCGTCGCCGACCGTGTGGGCGGCCTGGACCTGGTCCTGATCGGCGCCGACGACCCGGAGGCGATGCTCCGCCACACGGAGGAGTGCCGGTCCCGCTCGATCCCCTTCGCGGCCGACTTCTCCCAGCAGATCGCCCGGATGAACGGTGACGAGATCCGGATACTGCTGGAGGGCGCGACGTACCTGTTCTCCAACGAGTACGAGAAGGGCCTCATCGAGTCCAAGACGGGCTGGACGGACGCCGAGATCCTCTCCAAGGTCGGCCACCGCGTCACCACCCTCGGCTCGCGCGGCGTCCGGATCGAGCGGGCCGGCGAGGACCCGATCGAGGTCGGCTGCCCGGAGGAGGAGGCCAAGGTCGAGCCCACGGGCGTCGGTGACGCCTTCCGCGCCGGCTTCCTCTCCGGCCTGGCCTGGGGCGTCTCCCACGAGCGCGCCGCGCAGATCGGCTGCATGCTCGCCACCCTCGTGATCGAGACGGTCGGCACCCAGGAGTACCGGCTGCGCCGCGCCCACTTCATGGACCGTTTCACGAAGGCCTACGGCGACGAGGCCGCCACCGAGGTCCGCAAGCACCTGGCGTGA
- a CDS encoding L,D-transpeptidase yields MSHEPRPRTVVGCTLLVIALGAVASACGSDGNPLSARPYDATDQISLHNLGGDGKKSDPDKPLEVTAEDDDRITDVTAVDGTGRYVAGELAADGSRWHSTEPLAANAHYTVRVSTEDDDGAPGRRVLTFDTGKPTSKKRLGVEFGPDAGEYGVGQPVTAKLDQPIKDPAQRAVVERALKVDSTPSVQGGWHWVDDKELHYRPQEYWPAHTSLRVHSNLDGIKISDRLWGGPAKELKLTIGDRVIAVTDASSHSMTVFKNNEEINQIPVTTGKPGFETRNGVKVVLGKEYFVRMRGTTVGIAEGSSESYDLPVYYATRVTWSGEYVHAAPWSVGSQGYANVSHGCTGMSTSNAEWFFDNIRQGDVVQVVNSYGDTMETFGNGFGDWNLDWKKWTEGSALTGGKQKPEQDTSRLRPAAV; encoded by the coding sequence ATGAGCCACGAACCCCGCCCTCGCACCGTCGTCGGCTGCACCCTGCTGGTGATCGCCCTGGGCGCGGTCGCAAGCGCCTGCGGCTCGGACGGCAACCCGCTCTCCGCGCGTCCCTACGACGCGACGGACCAGATCTCCCTCCACAACCTCGGTGGCGACGGGAAGAAGTCCGACCCGGACAAGCCGCTGGAGGTCACCGCGGAGGACGACGACCGGATCACGGACGTCACCGCCGTGGACGGCACGGGCCGTTACGTGGCGGGTGAACTCGCCGCCGACGGCAGCCGCTGGCACAGCACGGAGCCGCTGGCCGCGAACGCCCACTACACGGTCCGGGTGAGCACCGAGGACGACGACGGCGCCCCCGGCCGCCGGGTGCTCACCTTCGACACCGGCAAGCCCACCTCGAAGAAGCGCCTCGGGGTCGAGTTCGGCCCCGACGCGGGCGAGTACGGCGTCGGCCAGCCGGTCACCGCCAAGCTGGACCAGCCCATCAAGGACCCCGCCCAGCGGGCCGTCGTCGAACGCGCCCTCAAGGTCGACTCGACACCGTCCGTGCAGGGCGGCTGGCACTGGGTGGACGACAAGGAACTCCACTACCGGCCGCAGGAGTACTGGCCCGCCCACACCTCCCTGCGGGTGCACAGCAACCTGGACGGCATCAAGATCAGCGACCGGCTCTGGGGCGGTCCCGCGAAGGAGCTCAAGCTCACGATCGGCGACCGGGTCATCGCCGTCACGGACGCGTCGTCGCACTCCATGACGGTCTTCAAGAACAACGAGGAGATCAACCAGATCCCCGTCACCACCGGCAAGCCCGGCTTCGAGACCCGCAACGGCGTCAAGGTCGTCCTGGGCAAGGAGTACTTCGTACGGATGCGCGGCACCACCGTCGGCATCGCGGAGGGCTCCTCGGAGTCCTACGACCTGCCCGTGTACTACGCCACCCGCGTCACCTGGAGCGGCGAGTACGTCCACGCGGCTCCCTGGTCCGTGGGCTCCCAGGGGTACGCGAACGTCAGCCACGGCTGCACCGGCATGAGCACGTCCAACGCCGAGTGGTTCTTCGACAACATCCGCCAGGGCGACGTCGTCCAGGTCGTCAACAGCTACGGCGACACGATGGAGACCTTCGGCAACGGCTTCGGCGACTGGAACCTGGACTGGAAGAAGTGGACCGAGGGCAGCGCGCTGACGGGCGGCAAGCAGAAGCCGGAGCAGGACACGTCGAGACTGCGCCCTGCGGCGGTGTAG
- a CDS encoding HesB/IscA family protein: MSVSDEKTTVSDGILLSDAAAAKVKALLDQEGRDDLALRVAVQPGGCSGLRYQLFFDERSLDGDVVKDFDGVKVVTDRMSAPYLGGASIDFVDTIEKQGFTIDNPNATGSCACGDSFN, encoded by the coding sequence ATGTCCGTATCGGACGAGAAGACCACTGTCAGCGACGGCATCCTCCTGTCCGACGCCGCCGCGGCGAAGGTCAAGGCCCTGCTCGACCAGGAAGGCCGCGACGACCTGGCACTGCGCGTCGCCGTTCAGCCCGGCGGCTGCTCCGGCCTGCGCTACCAGCTCTTCTTCGACGAGCGTTCGCTCGACGGTGACGTGGTGAAGGACTTCGACGGCGTCAAGGTCGTCACCGACCGCATGAGCGCCCCGTACCTGGGCGGCGCCTCCATCGACTTCGTCGACACCATCGAGAAGCAGGGCTTCACGATCGACAACCCGAATGCGACGGGTTCCTGCGCCTGCGGCGACTCCTTCAACTAG
- the ctaC gene encoding aa3-type cytochrome oxidase subunit II, producing MSPNGSDRSPRRPMRRKLLQAMTAGLVLVTATGCTYKDFPRLGMPTPVTEEAPRILSLWQGSWAAALATGVLVWGLILWSAFFHRRSRTKVEVPPQTRYNMPIEALYTVVPIIIVSVLFYFTARDESKLLSLDKKPDVTVNVVGFQWSWCFNYIENVDGSDGNAKTDKNLAAIPDRFKTDFPDNAGGVYTCGTPGERNPQTNNPGPTLWLPEGKTVRFVLTSRDVIHSFWVVPFLMKQDVIPGHTNSFQVTPNKEGTYLGKCAELCGVDHSRMLFNVKVVSQERYEQHLKDLVKKGQTGYVPAGIEQTSHEKNRETNNL from the coding sequence GTGAGTCCCAACGGCTCCGACCGCTCGCCGCGGCGCCCGATGCGGCGGAAGCTGCTCCAGGCAATGACCGCGGGCCTGGTCCTGGTGACCGCCACCGGTTGCACATACAAGGACTTCCCCCGCCTTGGTATGCCCACCCCGGTCACAGAAGAGGCTCCGCGGATCCTCTCCCTGTGGCAGGGCTCCTGGGCAGCCGCGCTGGCCACCGGCGTGCTGGTGTGGGGCCTGATCCTGTGGAGTGCTTTCTTCCACCGGCGCAGCCGCACAAAGGTCGAAGTTCCTCCGCAGACCCGGTACAACATGCCCATCGAGGCGCTGTACACGGTGGTTCCGATCATCATCGTCTCAGTGCTGTTCTACTTCACGGCCCGTGACGAGTCGAAGCTGCTGAGTCTCGACAAGAAGCCCGACGTCACGGTCAACGTGGTCGGCTTCCAGTGGAGCTGGTGCTTCAACTACATCGAGAACGTCGACGGTTCCGACGGGAACGCGAAGACCGACAAGAACCTGGCCGCGATCCCGGACCGGTTCAAGACGGACTTCCCCGACAACGCCGGCGGCGTCTACACCTGCGGCACCCCCGGTGAGCGGAACCCGCAGACCAACAACCCCGGCCCGACCCTCTGGCTCCCCGAGGGCAAGACGGTCCGCTTCGTCCTCACCTCCCGAGACGTCATCCACTCCTTCTGGGTGGTGCCGTTCCTGATGAAGCAGGACGTCATCCCGGGCCACACCAACTCCTTCCAGGTGACCCCCAACAAGGAGGGCACCTACCTGGGTAAGTGCGCCGAGCTCTGCGGCGTCGACCACTCCCGGATGCTCTTCAACGTGAAGGTCGTCTCCCAGGAGCGCTACGAGCAGCACCTCAAGGACCTCGTGAAGAAGGGGCAGACCGGTTACGTTCCCGCGGGCATCGAGCAGACGAGCCACGAGAAGAACCGGGAGACGAACAACCTGTGA
- a CDS encoding cytochrome c oxidase subunit 4 has product MKIQGKMFVWLSVFVLVMAIVYGVWSKEPAGTTALFLAFGLCIMIGFYLGFTARRVDAGAQDNKEADVADDAGELGFFSPHSWQPLSLGIGGALAFLGVAVGWWLLYFSLPLILIGLWGWVFEYYRGENRTQ; this is encoded by the coding sequence GTGAAGATCCAGGGCAAGATGTTCGTCTGGCTGAGCGTCTTCGTCCTCGTCATGGCGATCGTCTATGGCGTGTGGTCGAAGGAGCCGGCCGGTACCACGGCCCTCTTCCTGGCCTTCGGCCTGTGCATCATGATCGGCTTCTACCTGGGCTTCACCGCCCGGCGGGTCGACGCGGGTGCGCAGGACAACAAGGAGGCGGACGTCGCGGACGACGCCGGCGAGCTGGGCTTCTTCAGCCCGCACAGCTGGCAGCCGCTGTCGCTGGGCATCGGCGGCGCCCTGGCCTTCCTGGGGGTCGCTGTCGGCTGGTGGCTGCTGTACTTCTCCCTGCCGCTGATCCTCATCGGTCTGTGGGGCTGGGTCTTCGAGTACTACCGCGGTGAGAACCGCACCCAGTAG